A genome region from Triticum aestivum cultivar Chinese Spring chromosome 2B, IWGSC CS RefSeq v2.1, whole genome shotgun sequence includes the following:
- the LOC123040654 gene encoding putative F-box/FBD/LRR-repeat protein At2g05300, which yields MSAMFRAPWTRRLLSMELDSARRHKGEEDRLSALSDDILISILGRVDLDMAARTSVLSTRWRNLPWLLPDLKLNVTDFLSAPCTGAAHTDQAMASLTRATSSFLAQPRREHTISTLCLKLYLMGNYSRDIGLLVSNAIDCKMLKDLELSILTEKEVKDSENEVMLRQARDVDGFFSEYPSVLRCLTRLHLHNVRFAERDMNHLLFDCCKQLLHLRLDHCDTRDLSVWKINAPHSNLRVLEVYLSSLKRAEVLCLPKLERVRWQAWLFHEAPLCFGSVPSLKELYLKCDATLCHQDFSLSQVLDGTTNIHTMTLNFRGEKVILADIYYIVFMH from the coding sequence AAAGGCGAGGAAGATAGGCTCAGCGCGTTGAGCGACGACATTTTAATCTCTATCTTGGGGAGAGTCGACCTTGACATGGCAGCAAGGACTAGCGTGCTGTCAACGCGGTGGAGAAACTTGCCGTGGTTACTTCCTGATCTCAAACTTAATGTCACTGACTTCCTTAGTGCCCCATGTACAGGGGCTGCACACACTGATCAAGCAATGGCGTCTCTGACAAGAGCCACTAGCAGCTTCTTGGCTCAGCCCCGCAGGGAACACACCATCTCAACACTATGCCTCAAGCTTTATCTCATGGGCAACTACTCGCGTGACATTGGCCTGCTAGTTAGCAATGCCATTGACTGCAAGATGCTAAAAGATTTGGAACTCTCCATTTTAACTGAGAAGGAGGTCAAGGACTCCGAAAACGAGGTTATGTTACGGCAAGCTCGGGATGTGGATGGATTTTTCAGTGAGTACCCTAGTGTTCTTCGCTGCCTCACAAGGCTCCATCTACATAATGTTCGCTTCGCCGAACGCGACATGAATCACCTCCTATTTGATTGTTGCAAGCAATTGCTGCACCTTCGTCTGGACCACTGTGACACTAGGGACTTATCTGTATGGAAGATCAATGCGCCACATTCGAATCTCAGAGTTCTAGAAGTCTACTTGTCCTCATTGAAAAGAGCTGAGGTGCTCTGCCTTCCAAAACTAGAGCGGGTCCGTTGGCAGGCTTGGTTGTTTCATGAGGCCCCCTTGTGTTTTGGTTCTGTCCCGTCACTCAAGGAATTGTATCTCAAATGTGATGCAACTCTCTGTCACCAAGACTTTAGTTTAAGCCAGGTTCTAGATGGTACCACAAACATACACACTATGACCTTAAACTTTCGAGGAGAAAAGGTAATTTTAGCAGATATCTATTATATTGTGTTTATGCATTAG